The DNA window CTTGGGATTAAAACATCTTCTCCTAAAAACTCCTCCTTTTTGCAATATTCTTCCTCAATACCTTTTATTTTAATTTCAGACGAAGATTCCAAACCAGGCTTAAAAGAAGGTGCTTTTTTAGATATATCTCCCTCCTTTTTAGCACAGCCAATAATAACTATAAAAAGGAGAAGGAAATATTTTTTCATTTCTTACCCACCAATTATCTCAATAGGAACCTCCTTTATAGAAAGATTATGGGCAAAGTCTTCAGCAACTATTTTTAAGGTAAAGATTCCAGAGGGAATATCCTTTGGAACAATAATGCTACCCAATGATGCTTTGCTTTTCTCATCATATTTAATATCAATAGGTGCCATATTATATAATTTTGCCTGAATCCTCCTTGTATCAGAATCTGCATAAACCTTAAGATTCAGTTTAGAACTCCCATAGACAAAGGATGGAATTTGCACCTTAAGGGATGGGGGCTTTGAATCTATAATGAATGATTTTTCCTCTTCATATTGATTTCCATTAGAATCTGTAAGGACAAGCAATGCTTTGTAGACCCCATCATTCATCCATACAGGCGCAAGAAATCTTGTCTGCCATATATCCTCTCTCTCAATATAATGTAATGATTTGACAAGACCAAAGGGGAATATTGCTATAACATCCACAATGGATTTATCGCACCTAACACGCAATACGGGGTCTCCTGGTTTAATTACCCTTGGTCTCAATAGTGAACGGGGAGCGGCAAGGAATGATGTATAGGGTGTAACAAATGTGTATTGCTTGGAAAGTTTGATTATTTCCTCAATCCAATCATCCCTTTCTCCTTCAAACCTTATCTTTTTAAGAAGATAATCAACCTTTGCCTTTGCCCAAAGTCGTTTAAGATGGGGATAAAGAAAAGATTTTTCTGGAAGGACGATCTTTTGTTTGTATGTAAATTTCTCTCCCTTATATCTTCCCTCTATCTTTATTGTTGTTTCTCTTGGTTTAGAATATCTTCCTACAATACTTACATAAGAACCATCAAATGCCTTAAATGAATCATTTGGATAGATGTCTTTTATCTCCTTTAATGAGGAAAATATAAAGCTTATTCCTTTAATCATCTCCTCGCCAATCTTTGATAAGAATGTCTTTAGCTTAAAGCCAATATCCTCTGTCTCATTTACCCAAACAAAATAGCCATCATTCGGCTTTACCAATTCCTCTAAAAAAGAGACATTCGTATCATTTCCTATTCCAAAGATAAAGAGGGGAATTTTCTCTTTGTTTATATTTATAAGATGGTTGGAAATGAGCTTATATGATACCTCATTGAGGGTTGGATGGCCATCGGTAATAACCACAATGGCTTTTTGACCATTGGTTTTATTTGCAAGGGTTATAGCGGAAGTCAAAGCCCTTTTAATGTCTGTTCCAGACAATAGATAGGATTTTTTTATAAAATTCAAGGCATCTTCTACATTTTGTGAGGTTGCAGGTAAAATGGGAAGGGAATTTATCTCATCATTAAATAATATCAATTGAAATTTATCAGCCGAAGATAGGTTTCGCAGGAAATATTCTATAACCTCATAAGACTTATCCAATTTATCCCACCTCATAGATAGGGATGTATCAAGCAACAGAAATATTGTCCTTGATAGGGTATTTTTGATTTATCCCTTTTTAGATTGAATATAGCCTGAGCCTGAAAATAGCCATCTTTATCCTTCTTTTTTATATCTGTGAATAGGGGAATAGGTTCGTCAGATAGGTCAACCTTGCGATATGTAAGAAAATTAAGGAAAAAATCTTTAACATCCAGGCTATACTCAAACGAAAAATCCTCATTTAAGGAAAAATTTTCTGCTTCAAAGATTCCTGCTATCTGATGAGATGTATTTGTGATAAAGGTTGGATTAATATTTTTTGAATGGATGATAAAATCCTTTATTGGACATTGGTTTTTTATTTTAAATTTTACCTTAAAGCTAGAGGCATTTTGAGCCTGATACCTTGTAGGTTTCAAGGGAAATGAGAAGTAAGACATAGAATCAGAAACATCTAATTCTTGGTTGTAGGTAAGCTCTATCCTTTTGGTGCCATAAGGAGGAATAGGGAATATCTTTGTAGAGAAAACATTTATTACCTCCTCAGAGGCTTGCTCTAATAGCCCGGGGTCTATCCTTTCTCTTGTTATTTCTTCATACAATTCCCTAGCCCTTCTTTTTTCCAAGATTACACCCGGAATTCTTATCCCACTATCCCAAACAGCAAAATCTGATATATTGGCTTTTTCAGGAATGGCAAAGAGGTATTGACCTTCAATTTCCCTATTAGTATGATTTTCAAATATCTCAAGAACCTTAACAGAGGCAAACTGGTTATCTACCAAAACCTCTACCTCCATACGGTAAAGGGAGAGAATATTAGGATCTGGTTGGTCTTTGATATTGATAGGGATAAGTATGCCCGTATCACAGAAGCCAAGATTCAGCAAAAGGCCGAATGCAAAAATTAGGTATATGTTAAGCCCCATATCTTTCCAATTCGTTTTTTGGCATCTTTATAAGCCCACATTCTGCTCCAATATAGATGTATTCGCCACCATCAATTATAGATGTTACATTTAAAGAGCCTAATCCATTTTTTATATTATACCATTTATTGCTTATTGTATGGTAGAGAAATATTCCATTATCCAATGTGCCAACAAGGAGGAATGGTTCTATATAACAAAAGGCATTAGGATTTACCTCAAATCTCATTTTAAAGTCTAAAAAATTCCCATCCCCTCCAATTTTTGCCACACCACCTCCATATGTGCCGATATAAAGG is part of the bacterium genome and encodes:
- a CDS encoding VWA domain-containing protein, whose translation is MDKSYEVIEYFLRNLSSADKFQLILFNDEINSLPILPATSQNVEDALNFIKKSYLLSGTDIKRALTSAITLANKTNGQKAIVVITDGHPTLNEVSYKLISNHLININKEKIPLFIFGIGNDTNVSFLEELVKPNDGYFVWVNETEDIGFKLKTFLSKIGEEMIKGISFIFSSLKEIKDIYPNDSFKAFDGSYVSIVGRYSKPRETTIKIEGRYKGEKFTYKQKIVLPEKSFLYPHLKRLWAKAKVDYLLKKIRFEGERDDWIEEIIKLSKQYTFVTPYTSFLAAPRSLLRPRVIKPGDPVLRVRCDKSIVDVIAIFPFGLVKSLHYIEREDIWQTRFLAPVWMNDGVYKALLVLTDSNGNQYEEEKSFIIDSKPPSLKVQIPSFVYGSSKLNLKVYADSDTRRIQAKLYNMAPIDIKYDEKSKASLGSIIVPKDIPSGIFTLKIVAEDFAHNLSIKEVPIEIIGG
- a CDS encoding VIT domain-containing protein, with product MGLNIYLIFAFGLLLNLGFCDTGILIPINIKDQPDPNILSLYRMEVEVLVDNQFASVKVLEIFENHTNREIEGQYLFAIPEKANISDFAVWDSGIRIPGVILEKRRARELYEEITRERIDPGLLEQASEEVINVFSTKIFPIPPYGTKRIELTYNQELDVSDSMSYFSFPLKPTRYQAQNASSFKVKFKIKNQCPIKDFIIHSKNINPTFITNTSHQIAGIFEAENFSLNEDFSFEYSLDVKDFFLNFLTYRKVDLSDEPIPLFTDIKKKDKDGYFQAQAIFNLKRDKSKIPYQGQYFCCLIHPYL